caattttgacaattttgacaattttgacaattttgacaattttgacaattttgacaattttgacaaaatttattaaatgttGTACCTCTGTTTGTTTGTGAGCAATTTTCTCAGGGTGGGTTCCGAACTTGCCACAGAGTCTTTTGGCTGGGGAATCGAAGCTTCGGAAAAGCACGTAAATAAATTTCCCAGAGATAACGAAggatctcaataaaaaaaagaaaagaaaacagtGACTTAGTCGACGgaaacagaataaaaaaaatcgagaaaccCAGTAAACGGTGGTGGGATTCGTGGTATTTTTCTAAGGTCTTATTCGTGGCATTTTATCGGGCTTGCTATCTTTATTGCGGATCACGCCGAGGCTAAGCTCTCAACTTTTGATCTCTTTTGTGACTCTGTCTTTTCCCATCCGGGGGGAAAAACCTCTGGGAGGAGTCAATTTTCGCGGAATCGTTTTGGCGGGAAATGGTTCGCGCAAAAGTCAAATTCAATGCCACCGCTGCTTTGTGGATTTGGAAAATGGGGTTTTTCCCGGAAGGAGATGCGCTTTGGGAGTATGAATCGAATTTACGTAGCTCGATGTAACAATAGATGTGTTCGAATTTTTAGATTTCGAgctttcttgaaattttcattgaaaactaTGTTCTCAAGATGATATAAATCCATTACATtcaattaaattgtttaataaaatggttagaaaaatcaaaataaacctTTCCCTCAACTACCTTAAAAAAAGCCGTTACCTTGCACCCGAACCGTATCGAATTTCCTTCGAAACCACGCTCTAATTGACACAAAACGGCTTCGCAACCTTGTTTGAACCTCGTTCAATAAGCTAATGAGCGCCGTTTTATGTTGCAGTAAACACAGTTTTCGCTGCTAAACTCTTTCGTTTCCCCTGCTTTCACTCTGGAGGGAaaaaaatcggaccaccccatCATCGATGACAACCGACCCCTCCAAAATTCACCCCTTTTCCGTTGCCAGGTCTGCCGGTGCCCAGGATTTGATGGCCAAATCATCGGATTTGAAATTGTTACTCTTCTTTTGGGATTATCTTTGCACAgatgaaaatgtaaaatttcagaagctgttttttttgtaaatttcataaaattgatgtaattttacataaacgaGAAATTGCAACGGAAAAGATGAAAATTTGACTCCgctaatgtaattttacatgtttttgaggtaaaattacaattctGCATACACagaattgtgtaattttacatcagaaattatgtaaaatttcatcaccAAGGTGATCTTTCcattatttttattgtaatttaattttacggacaaatttatgtaaaattacatcaatttaGAATAAAACTAATGGTGAAATTTgttgattaaaattaataaatattttcacaGTGCCAAATCAAACCCAAAACTGTCACCCTATCATGTTTCGAATCAGTAGCAGCGGAACCAAACAGAATAAAAGAAGCAGAAGAAGTTGGTGAGTGTGTAACTTTAATAGCATATCCTATTTTCAAGCTGGATTAGAAAGAACCCAGAACCCAGAAGCCCAGAAGGCGAGACTCCGGAATTCGGGGTGTTTTCGGTGGCGGTGGGAAGCACCACCTATCGCTGCAATATGTTCCATCTGATATCGAATTAGCCAAAATAAAATGGGAGACAAAAGAGGTAAATGTAATCACTTAGCAgtgtgaaaattttctaagcttagtttttttttaaattaaaaatgaaaaaaaattcacgtggtttatgaatggcccATATTTgtcttcataatttttgattctgatcaaTTTCCACTCAACAAATCACAAACCAATCAAAGTAGTCCAACTTTTTTCTGCACTCGCGTCAAACGTCATCCccacattcaaaatggcgaccgGAACGATGGACGAGCTGCTGCAGGAGCTGAACTACGACTTTAACTTTATGGTGCACGAAATCCGCACCTTGATGGGCCGGCTAAAGCTGTCCGAGCGGCGGGTTGTGGAGGCGTGGGTTCACAAGCTAGCCGGCGCCAACCAAACCCTGGAGGAGGTGCAGCTGCGGAACGACTTTCTGTTCTACCTGGCGCGGAACTGCGAACAGGGCGCCCTGCTGCCCCCATTCGATCAGCAACCCCCGCCGGGGTACGTGCTCAACTCGGCGCATTTGATGGTGAGGTTTGGCAAATGGTCACCTTGAACAAGCAACTAATCTTGAACA
This is a stretch of genomic DNA from Culex pipiens pallens isolate TS chromosome 1, TS_CPP_V2, whole genome shotgun sequence. It encodes these proteins:
- the LOC120413302 gene encoding uncharacterized protein LOC120413302, which codes for MATGTMDELLQELNYDFNFMVHEIRTLMGRLKLSERRVVEAWVHKLAGANQTLEEVQLRNDFLFYLARNCEQGALLPPFDQQPPPGYVLNSAHLMPNFGSEMTGEAASKPVYEAYTESAGGASRRAELFKRSPDGGAFLVSQPVPRCGAFCYLAIVSKHQNP